The nucleotide window TGCTTGAATTGGTGCACTCTGATTTATGCGGTCCAATGAAGACAAAGACATTGGGTGGTGCATTctattttgtcacttttatTGACGACTGCTCGAGAAAACTTTGGGTCTATGTCTTGAAGACTAAAGACCAAGTGTTAGGTGTCTTCAAGCAGTTTCAGGCTTCAGTTGAAAGAGAAATTGGAAAGAAATTGAAATGTATTCGTACTGATAATGGTGGTGAATATTGTGGACCATTTGACGAATACTGCAAGCATCAAGGCATTAGACACCAGAAGACTCCTCTGAAGACTCCTCAGCTAAATGGTTTGGCTGAGAGGATGAACAGGACCTTGATGGAAAGAGTTAGATGTTTGCTTTCTGAAGCAAAATTGCCGAGCTCATTTTGGGGTGAGGCTTTATTGACCGCTGCACATGTTATTAATCTATCTCCTGCTGTTGCTTTGCAAAGTGATGTACCAAATAGTGTTCGGTATGGAAAGGATGTTTCCTATGACCATTTGAGAGTATTTGGTTGCAAAGCTTTTGTACATGTGCCGAAAGACGAGAGGTCAAAGTTAGATGTCAAGACAAGGCAGTGCATCTTTGTTGGATATGGTCTTGATGAATTTGGTTACAGGCTATATGATCCAATTGAGAAGAAACTTGTGAGAAGCCGTGATATTATTTTCATGGAGaatcaaacaattgaagatattgACAAAGCGGAGAAGCTAGAATCTTCAAGTTTTGATGTTATAATTCATCTAGAAGAAGTTCCTCACACAAGTATGCATGATGTTGTTGGGTTTGATGATCACGGTGACGCCCATAATCATGTATCGAATCAACATGTTGATGTtgataataacaatgatattgttattaatgatcCTCCTGCTCATGAAGTTATGGACGAATCAAATATTCCGCTCAGGAGGTCCACAAGGCAGCGGGTTCCTTCCTCTCGTTATTCACCCAATGAGTATGTATTACTCACTGATGGGGGAGAACCAGAATGTTATAAGGAGGCCATAGAAGATGACCACAAGGATCAATGGATTGAAGCCATGCAAGATGAGATGAAGTCTCTGCATGAGAACCACACTTATGAGTTGGTAAAATTGTCCAAGGGCATGAGAGCTTTGAAGAACAAGTGGGTGTTCAAAGTTAAAGTTGAAGAACACAACTTGAAGCCCAGGTACAAAGCTAGATTGGTTGTTAAGGGATTTGGTCAAAGGAAGGGTATTGACTTTGACGAAATATTTTCTCCTGTTGTCAAAATGTCCTCGATTCGCACAGTTCTGGATTTGGCTGCTAGTCTTAATTTAGAGATTGAGCAGATAGATGTGAAGACGACTTTCCTTCATGGTGACCTAGAAGAAGAGATTTATATGGAATAACCTGAGGGCTTCAAAGTAGaaggtaaagaaaattttgtgtgCAAACTCAAAAAGAGTCTTTATGGCTTAAAGCAAGCTCCTAGATAGTGTTATAAGAAGTTTGAATCTGTTATGGGGGAGCAAGGCTATAAGAAGACTTATTCAGATCATTGTGTATTTGTGCAAAAAAATTCTAACAATGATTTTATCATCCTTTTgttatatgtggatgatatgttgATTGTGGGCAAGAATACTTTCAAGATTGAATGTATGCAATGGTATGCACTAGACCTGCTATTGCTCACGCAGTTAGTGTTGTTAGCAAATTTCTCGACAATTCGGGAAAAGAACATTGGGAAGCTGTGAAGTGGATACTCAGGTATCTTAGAGGAAGCTCAGATGAATGCTTGTGTTTTGGAGCATCAGATCCAATCTTGAAGGGCTATACAGATGTTGATATGGCAGGTGACCTTGATAACAGAAAATCCACTACTagatatttatttactttttcagGGGGAGCTATATCATGGCAGTCGAAGTTGCAGAAGTGTGTTGCACTATCTACGACTGAAGCTGAGTATATTGCGGCTACTGAAGCCGGCAAGGAGATGATATGGCTCAAGCGATTTCTTCAAGAGCTTGGTTTGCATCAGATAGAGTATATTGTCTATTGTGACAGTCAGAGTGCAATAGACTTGAGCAAGAACTCCATGTACCATGCAAGAACAAAACACATCGACATCAGATATAATTGGATTCGTGAGGAAGTGGTGAGTGAATCATTCCACGTCAAAAAGATCCACACAAGTGAAAATCCTGCAGATATGCTGACCAAGACGATACCGAAAGACAAGTTCGAGTTAAGCAAAGAACTTGTGGGTATGAGTTCTCtctaaagaagatgaagatacCTCCTCCTTCTGGTAAATGGGACTGGAGGGGGAAATTTGAGGAGTCCATCCCAtattttttggtcaacttttgctacaagtaattattaaaaaggGTTTTCACGTAAAATTTttggtgtcattattttcctattttatttccATCATTTTGACCagatatatttttgtgtttgtcCATGTTTTCCCAACAAAAACGAATGCAAGTTTATACAAGCAAGAATAACATCAATGAAGAGGAGAACAAATTGCATCATTCATGTAGAAGAATCCCACATCGGATAAGGTTTCCTTGTATGGTTTTGGAGAACAAATTGCATCAAGAGTCCCAAATCAGATGAAAAGGGATGGGTTTATATGGTCATGGAGAACGAATTGAAACAAGAGTCCCACATCAGATGAAAAGGGGATGAGTGGTTCCCCTATATGGTCTTAAAGAACAACTTGCATCAAAAGTCTCATAATGGATGAAAAAGGTAGGGGGTGGTTTATGAGCTAGCTTTACAATTTGAACAAATAAGAAACAAGTTTAGACTACATACCTGACTTGTAGCAGCAGAATAGATCTTTTCTTCAAAGCTCACGGCAATTTTCTTAAGGTCCTGTACTCCTTCTTGCCCAGAAACAGGAAGATGCCTCTTTAAGGTCTCAAAACTATACAATCATAACAACAATAGATCAACATAAACTCTTGATAAAAGCACAATCTATATAAATACTtctcaaatatattaaaaataattcaacatcACACCCTGCTATAAAAGACTAAAACTTGTTTCCTCTAAACAAATATCAGCAGTTATAATCCAATTAGCTCCAGTGACAGACAACCTGTaattttgacatatcaagaacaaAGTCTTgataagatcatatcaagaacaAAGTCTTGATAAGATCACAATCTAGATAAATGCttctcaaatatataaaaaataatttgacatCATACCCTGCTACAAAAGACTAAAACTTATTTCCTCTAAACAAATATAAGTAGTTATAATCTAATTATCGCAAACAACAACCTACCATTTCGACTTatctaaaacaaaatataaagcACAGTGAGTAAAACTAGGTTTTCCCACTTGAACTAGTTCCATGACTGATTCCACCATGACACCACCCCCAACACTAATAACATACCTAGAGTAATCCCACACATGAGGTCAGAGTATACGCATATGTTACCCCTTGATTACCGAAATTGGAAAGGGCATAAATCTCTAATTAACTCACCCAGTAccattaaccaaaaaaaaaaaaaacccaaaattcACCTGATAAAGTTTCCATAAAACAGAAAGAAACTGAAAAATCATGTATCAGATTGATTAATCAATATTTCTAACGAAATGGGGTTTCTTCAGATAACcgataaaacacaaaaaaaagaacctaaaattcaaaattccaaatcctttaacaaatgaaaaaataagaacaagtcgcaaaaccaaaactaaaaaaagcTTACATCTTGTTGACAATCTTTTGACGCGAATCGGGAAAAAGTTGAGTTCTCCAATCATCGGAACTCAGAGCTCCGGCAGCCGCTCCGCCACCTTCACCGCCTCCCTGAGCCTGAGCCCTCCAATTATTCCCATTCATTTCAATTCCACACCAAAATTTCTTAATCCACAATCGATAATCACAATTTCAGGCTTTGATCAAAAGCAattaaaattccaaaatttcgaaaaaaaatcacaattatACGTATACTCTGAGTGTATAAATAAGAAACAGAACTCCCAAAGtcttaaatattattcattcatatatagtaataaattaataataatactaatatttgACTAATACCAACTTGTCCAGCCGCCATTGAGTCAAAGGGTGTGTGGTACGa belongs to Solanum stenotomum isolate F172 chromosome 1, ASM1918654v1, whole genome shotgun sequence and includes:
- the LOC125847928 gene encoding mediator of RNA polymerase II transcription subunit 15a-like — encoded protein: MNGNNWRAQAQGGGEGGGAAAGALSSDDWRTQLFPDSRQKIVNKIFETLKRHLPVSGQEGVQDLKKIAVSFEEKIYSAATSQQDYLRKISLKMLTMETESQNPASSGQNALSAGEQ